A stretch of DNA from Desulfosarcina ovata subsp. ovata:
GGCATATTCGTAAGCATTGCCATATCGATCGTGATGCGGAAGGCGTGCTGACGGCGGCGATCGAGCGACTGGGGCTTTCTGCCCGGGCCTACAACCGGATCTTGAAAATTTCACGAACCATTGCCGATCTGGAAGCGATGGCCGAGATCAAGATGCATCATGTGACCGAGGCGATCCAGTACCGGAGCCTGGATCGTTCAAAGCAGAATCTATAGGCATGCTGCTATAGCATTTAAGATAATGTTTTTGGCAAGGCCAGAGGGAGGAAGCTGTATAAGTCATACCGCGACGACCGATAACGCAGCCCAAAAGCATTATCTTGAATGCTATATGTTTACATACCAGCTTCCGTCTTTCCTATTAGATTGGCAATACGGGGATCAATATGAATTGCTTCTGGCTTACCCTTCTCGAGTAAGCTGAAGTCGGGATGCAATGGGTTCAGCACGAAGTTGCTTTCAATCGGGACAATTGTTGAAGGAACTTCTAAAATCGGGAACTGTTTGTCATCGAGCCATTTTTTCCCCACCGCGACTGATTCAGGTCCGATCGGAAGGCTATTCCAATTTTTTGGTAATTTTGATTTGGGTAAAGATTGTACTCTTTTCGGGCTAAATGATACCGGAATTACCACAAAACTGTTGATGTCGCTATCATCTTCCAAATGAACGATCAACTCAAGAATGGCAAGTGAAAGGCTCTCCGCACAATAAACAGCGGGATAACCAACCGGATTCCAGCGAC
This window harbors:
- a CDS encoding RES family NAD+ phosphorylase, with the protein product MKCTAWRITKEKYINEALSGEGAKLWGGRWNPVGYPAVYCAESLSLAILELIVHLEDDSDINSFVVIPVSFSPKRVQSLPKSKLPKNWNSLPIGPESVAVGKKWLDDKQFPILEVPSTIVPIESNFVLNPLHPDFSLLEKGKPEAIHIDPRIANLIGKTEAGM